From Nicotiana tabacum cultivar K326 chromosome 22, ASM71507v2, whole genome shotgun sequence, one genomic window encodes:
- the LOC107824588 gene encoding phosphatidyl-N-methylethanolamine N-methyltransferase, which produces MGLWACIGVISPFPFYYFLWTNPQTWVDLCGRGRDPCKLMAMVSHVIKLLQFISLFSVSTFSWPPPLYFWPLFIFGQFLNFRVYQLLGESGTYYGVRFGKNIPWVTEFPFGVIRDPQYVGSILSLLACLSWVPFLYIFLWVLGYVFMIHIESKEDPATRAKPLS; this is translated from the exons ATGGGGTTATGGGCATGCATAGGAGTGATATCGCCATTTCCATTCTACTACTTTCTCTGGACAAATCCTCAAACATGGGTCGATCTGTGCGGAAGAGGACGTGACCCTTGCAAACTTATGGCTATGGTCTCTCACGTTATAAAGTTGCTACAGTTCATCTCCCTCTTCTCAGTTTCCACATTTTCGTGGCCTCCTCCGCTTTATTTTTGGCCCCTCTTCATTTTTGGCCAGTTCCTTAATTTCAG GGTATACCAACTGTTGGGAGAATCAGGCACTTATTATGGCGTACGCTTTGGGAAGAACATCCCTTGGGTAACAGAGTTTCCTTTTGGAGTAATAAGAGATCCTCAGTATGTGGGCAGCATTTTGAGTCTGCTAGCTTGCCTCTCTTGGGTTCCTTTCTTGTACATTTTCTTATGGGTGCTGGGCTATGTTTTTATGATTCACATAGAATCCAAGGAAGATCCAGCTACTCGTGCAAAGCCACTCTCTTAA
- the LOC107824587 gene encoding putative WRKY transcription factor 40, with protein MEFTSLVDTSLDLSFRPLPVLDKVAKQEVQSNFTGLSRDTMLVKDEAGDLLEELNRVSSENKKLTEMLTVVCENYNALRNQLMEYMNNQQNNGVVDDSAGSRKRKAENISNPNNNNKNNNLDIVCGRSSESSSSDEESSCKKPREEHIKTKVSVVSMKTEASDTSLIVKDGYQWRKYGQKVTRDNPSPRAYFRCSFAPGCPVKKKVQRSIDDQSIVVATYEGEHNHPINPSKPEAAAGTTTTTTTTTSSGSRLNVRTIVGTTASVPCSTTLNPSGPTITLDLTEPKTVAKGDIMKTSSSISPTGGNRHRTTERDHYSKPEFQQFLIEQMASSLTKDPSFKAALAAAISGKILQHNNQTSRW; from the exons ATGGAATTCACAAGTTTGGTTGATACTTCCTTGGATTTGAGTTTTAGACCTCTTCCAGTTCTTGATAAAGTGGCG AAACAAGAAGTTCAGAGTAATTTCACTGGATTGAGCAGAGACACTATGCTGGTGAAAGATGAG GCAGGTGATTTGTTGGAGGAACTGAACAGAGTGAGCAGTGAAAACAAGAAGCTAACAGAGATGCTCACAGTAGTGTGTGAAAATTACAATGCTTTAAGAAACCAATTAATGGAGTATATGAACAACCAGCAGAATAATGGTGTAGTAGATGATAGTGCTGGATCAAGGAAAAGAAAAGCTGAAAATATCTCCaatcccaacaacaacaacaaaaacaacaacttGGATATTGTTTGTGGACGTTCATCAGAAAGCAGCTCAAGTGATGAAGAGTCTAGTTGCAAGAAACCTAGAGAAGAGCACATAAAAACTAAGGTTTCTGTTGTTTCTATGAAGACAGAAGCATCTGATACTTCTCTT ATTGTAAAGGATGGTTATCAGTGGAGAAAGTATGGTCAGAAAGTAACCAGAGACAATCCTTCTCCAAGAGCTTACTTCAGGTGCTCTTTTGCTCCTGGCTGCCCCGTCAAGAAGAAG GTGCAAAGAAGCATAGACGATCAGTCAATTGTGGTGGCAACATATGAAGGAGAACATAACCATCCAATAAACCCTTCAAAACCAGAGGCAGCTGCtggtactactactactactactactactacttccAGCGGCAGCCGTTTAAATGTGAGAACTATTGTGGGTACTACTGCTTCAGTCCCTTGCTCTACCACTCTCAATCCCTCAGGACCAACCATTACTCTCGATCTTACTGAACCTAAAACAGTTGCAAAAGGCGATATCATGAAGACGAGTAGCAGTATTAGTCCTACAGGCGGCAATAGACATAGGACAACAGAAAGGGATCACTATAGTAAGCCAGAGTTTCAACAGTTCTTGATAGAGCAAATGGCTTCTTCATTGACTAAAGATCCAAGTTTCAAAGCAGCACTTGCTGCTGCCATTTCAGGAAAAATTCTCCAACATAATAATCAAACAAGTAGATGGTAA